Proteins from a single region of Pongo abelii isolate AG06213 chromosome 17, NHGRI_mPonAbe1-v2.0_pri, whole genome shotgun sequence:
- the LOC100447712 gene encoding LOW QUALITY PROTEIN: endosome-associated-trafficking regulator 1-like (The sequence of the model RefSeq protein was modified relative to this genomic sequence to represent the inferred CDS: inserted 1 base in 1 codon), translating into MSGYPRRPGVTPLSRARSLTIPEDFGYGKGKRSKQSPSGAHETHFGDDKFEDLEEANPFSXKEFLKTKNLGLSKEDPASRIYAKEASRQPLGLDHNSPPSQTGGYGLEYQQPLFKDPTGAGDLLDEEDEDTGWSGAYLPSAIEQTHPERVPACTSPCSTYLSFFSTPSELAGPESLPLWALSDTDSRVSPASPAGSPSADFAAHGESLGDRHLRTLQISYEALKDENSKLRRKLNEVQSFSKAQTEMMRTLERKLEAKMIKEESDYHDLELVAQQVEQNLELMTKWAVKAENHVVKVKQEITLLQAQVSNFQRENEALRGGQGASLTVVKQNTDVALQNLQVVMNSAQASIKQLVSGAETLNLAAEILKSIDRISEIKDEEEDS; encoded by the exons ATGTCCGGCTACCCGCGCCGCCCGGGCGTCACCCCGCTGTCCCGAGCCCGGAGCCTCACCATTCCCGAAGATTTTGGTTATGGAAAGGGGAAACGTTCTAAGCAGAGCCCATCAGGAGCCCACGAGACACATTTTGGAGATGACAAATTTGAAGATCTTGAAGAGGCAAATCCATTCT TTAAAGAGTTTCTGAAGACCAAGAACCTCGGCCTGTCAAAAGAGGACCCGGCCAGCAGAATTTATGCAAAGGAAGCGTCGAGGCAACCACTGGGACTTGACCACAACTCCCCACCCTCCCAAACCGGGGGGTATGGCCTGGAGTATCAGCAGCCACTTTTCAAGGACCCGACAGGGGCCGGTGACCTCCTGGATGAGGAGGATGAGGACACCGGATGGAGTGGGGCCTACCTGCCGTCTGCCATCGAGCAAACTCACCCAGAGAGGGTCCCTGCCTGCACGTCGCCCTGCAGCACAtacctttcctttttctccaccccGTCGGAGCTGGCAGGGCCCGAGTCTCTGCCCCTGTGGGCGTTGAGTGACACTGATTCTCGCGTGTCTCCGGCCTCTCCGGCGGGGAGTCCTAGCGCAGATTTTGCGGCTCATGGAGAGTCTCTGGGAGACAGGCACCTGCGGACGCTGCAGATAAGTTACGAAGCACTGAAAGATGAAAATTCTAAGCTGAGAAGAAAGCTGAATGAGGTTCAGAGCTTCTCTAAAGCTCAAACAGAAATGATGAGGACACTTGAGCGGAAATTAGAAGCAAAAATGATCAAGGAGGAAAGCGACTACCACGACTTGGAGTTGGTGGCTCAGCAGGTGGAGCAGAACCTGGAGCTGATGACCAAATGGGCTGTAAAGGCAGAAAACCATGTCGTGAAAGTGAAACAGGAAATCACTTTGCTCCAGGCGCAGGTCTCGAACTTCCAGCGAGAGAATGAAGCCCTGCGGGGCGGCCAGGGCGCCAGCCTGACAGTGGTGAAGCAGAACACCGACGTGGCCTTGCAGAACCTCCAGGTGGTCATGAACAGCGCACAGGCTTCCATTAAGCAACTGGTTTCTGGAGCTGAGACACTGAATCTTGCTGCCGAAATCCTTAAATCTATAGACAGAATTTCTGAAATTAAAGACGAGGAGGAAGACTCTTGA